A genomic region of Exiguobacterium sp. Helios contains the following coding sequences:
- a CDS encoding globin-coupled sensor protein — MKWWSKQQEMTFSERMQQEREHVRLEAGAAFAQQLQLIDLTVEDLQIVRLIRHDVAEWMPQMVDAFYAELLRVPELKQLIERHSTLERLKGTLAKHILQMFDGQVTPDYISVRKRIADRHVRIGLQNKWYIAAFQKVLNVFSRKIEESTLPESEQVRIVRSAGKLFNLEQQIVLTMYEEMVEAERQTVTDAKQRVGQTVQKSTEELAAMSQQSSASFQEMERHAQQVSVATGAIATQLTQAAKEAADGVELVEAETKRFEQVVEEMTLTTEQMTQLAFLSREIERIAGMVTAISDQTNLLSLNASIEAARAGEMGRGFTVVAQEIRKLAEESKRSASEASSIAQEITSKMGQVSERMSGTEQSVVQTTEELTRVVTAFTTISRQTVDVSKQIITLSQDTEQVAGTIEGMRHIAESIAETADDLQTVATTL, encoded by the coding sequence GTGAAATGGTGGTCGAAACAACAAGAGATGACGTTTTCAGAACGGATGCAACAAGAACGCGAACATGTTCGCCTGGAAGCGGGGGCGGCATTTGCGCAACAACTTCAGCTGATTGATTTGACGGTCGAGGATTTACAAATCGTCCGTTTGATCCGTCACGATGTCGCAGAGTGGATGCCGCAGATGGTTGATGCATTTTATGCGGAACTGCTCCGGGTGCCGGAGCTGAAACAACTGATTGAACGGCATTCGACACTCGAACGGTTAAAGGGAACGCTTGCCAAGCATATCCTCCAGATGTTTGACGGCCAGGTCACACCGGACTACATCAGCGTCCGGAAACGGATCGCCGACCGGCATGTCCGGATCGGCCTGCAAAATAAGTGGTACATTGCCGCTTTCCAAAAAGTATTAAACGTCTTCAGCCGAAAAATTGAGGAAAGTACGTTACCCGAGTCGGAACAGGTCCGGATCGTCCGTTCTGCCGGGAAACTGTTTAATCTTGAACAACAGATCGTCCTGACGATGTATGAGGAAATGGTCGAAGCTGAGCGGCAGACGGTCACGGATGCGAAACAGCGTGTCGGACAGACCGTTCAAAAGTCGACAGAGGAACTGGCCGCGATGAGCCAACAATCGTCCGCCAGTTTTCAGGAAATGGAGCGGCATGCCCAACAGGTGTCCGTGGCGACCGGGGCGATTGCCACACAATTGACCCAGGCCGCCAAAGAAGCGGCAGACGGTGTCGAATTGGTCGAGGCGGAAACGAAACGGTTTGAACAAGTTGTAGAAGAGATGACGCTGACGACGGAACAGATGACACAGCTCGCCTTTTTGTCACGCGAAATCGAACGGATTGCCGGGATGGTGACGGCGATTTCCGATCAGACGAACCTGTTGAGTCTCAACGCCTCGATCGAGGCCGCACGGGCCGGCGAGATGGGACGCGGCTTTACCGTCGTCGCCCAGGAAATCCGGAAACTGGCGGAAGAAAGTAAACGGTCCGCGTCAGAAGCATCAAGCATCGCCCAGGAAATCACTTCGAAAATGGGACAAGTCTCGGAGCGGATGAGCGGGACCGAGCAGTCAGTCGTGCAAACGACGGAAGAACTGACCCGTGTCGTCACCGCCTTTACGACGATTTCCCGCCAAACGGTCGATGTCTCGAAACAAATCATTACATTGTCGCAGGATACGGAACAGGTCGCCGGAACGATTGAAGGGATGCGCCATATCGCGGAATCGATTGCGGAGACGGCTGACGATTTACAGACCGTCGCGACGACACTCTGA
- a CDS encoding DUF4362 domain-containing protein — protein MRKRIHLLFGVGILMLAGCSSNDYPSEEAVKNGDIVTTPERHNLDRFETFLTRVGQQKQDTIRITGYTTEGDAILEDITYDGKRFTYSLDSSRDEYGSQTDDRNKEICQNLEQQTTDGGNTFTLTGCKEGQDHEIFKSNPGELKK, from the coding sequence ATGAGAAAACGAATCCATCTGTTGTTTGGAGTTGGAATTCTGATGCTTGCCGGTTGTTCAAGTAACGATTACCCGTCAGAGGAAGCCGTCAAAAACGGTGACATCGTCACGACGCCGGAACGGCATAATCTTGACCGATTTGAGACGTTTTTAACGCGAGTCGGGCAACAGAAACAGGATACAATCCGGATTACGGGGTATACGACGGAAGGGGATGCAATCCTTGAAGATATCACGTATGACGGGAAACGCTTTACCTATTCCCTCGATTCGTCGCGTGATGAATATGGTTCCCAGACAGACGACCGGAACAAGGAAATCTGTCAAAACCTTGAGCAACAAACAACTGATGGAGGGAACACCTTTACCCTGACCGGCTGCAAAGAAGGACAGGATCATGAGATTTTCAAATCAAATCCAGGTGAACTTAAAAAATGA